The following nucleotide sequence is from Candidatus Cloacimonadota bacterium.
CCAGAAAAGTATCCAAAATCATCTATTAAAATAGATAGTTGTGTAATTTTTTTGTAAATTTTATTAGTATCATTGCCTATTTTCAAAAGGAAGTATTTTTTTATCTTTGGGTCATATAATTTCATTTCAATTGAGTTTCCATCATTACTTTCCTTGACAGTTATAACCTGACCGCCTGCTTCTTTTACTTTATCAGTTATGAAGATATTTGCAATTGTTAAACTTAATTGGTTAGTATCAAGAACAATTTTTTTTATAATCGTATTCCCTTTTATTTTTGTTTCAATAAATTCATCTGGAACCTCAAGTCTTTTTAAAGCATAATCTATTGCAGATTCAACTTGTGATTTTATAGTCTTTCTAGAGTCTATCTTTGCTGAATTTTCCCGGATAGTGAGAGTAGGTTCTTTCTTTTTTTGTTGATGGTATGTAGTGATTAACTGCCATATAAAGAAGATAGCAATTATGATAGCAGCAATAATAAGAAAAATTTTAGATAAGGGTTTATTTTGTTTATTTTTCTTATGAGATCTCTTTACATACTTTCTTCTTTTTTTATTAGCCATAAGATATTTTATTAATATTTATAATCATAAAAATTATACTTAGAAAATATTTGTCAAAATTATTGACAAAGAATTTTTTAAATAAATGGATATTAAAATTTAATTTTGTTAATTTAATATATGAAAACTCTTTTGATATTTGTAAATGTTTTCAATATTTTAGCACCGCTTTATTTATTGGCAATAAATAGTAGTTATTATTTGACAATTTATAAATATCCAAAAAGTTTAACACTTAAAAAAATTCAGGAGGCGATATGATAGAAATTCGTATGCATGGCCGCGGAGGTCAAGGAGCGGTGAAAGCTTCATTTGTTCTGGCAGAAGCGGCCTTTCAAGGCGGAAAATATGTTCAGGCATTCCCAAGATTCGGAGTAGAAAGACGAGGCGCTCCAGTTGAAGCTTTTACAAGAATTGATGATAAACCAGTTCAGATTCGCTCACAAATCTATTATCCAGATGGAATAATTGTGCTTGACCCAACTTTAATTGAAGTTGTTGATGTAACAAGCGGTCTTAAGAAAGGTGGCTGGATATTAATCAATTCTGATAAAAAACCAGAAAGTTATAATTTTGGTAATGAGTATAAGGTGTATACTGTGGATGCCACCAAAATTGCAGTTGAAAATCATCTTGGTTCAATATCTGCTCCAATTGTGAATACTGCTGCTGTTGGTGCTTTTGCAAAAATTACTGGTATGGTTGAAATGGATGCGGTTGATAAGGGGATTGATTCTGCTATTCCAAGAATGAAAGAAGAAAACAAAAAAGCTGCTCGCCAAGCATATAATTCTATTACATAAATGAACCTGGAATTTAACTGTTGGAAATTTAACCGCAAAGTGCGCGAAGAAGACGCAAAGGACACAAAGAATGGAAGATAAAAATGACCGAGAATGAGTTATCAAGAATAATAATTGGGGCGGCCATTGAAGTCCATAAGATACTTGGACCTGGGTTATTAGAATCAGCTTATGAAACTGGTATGGAAAGAGAGTTAACACTTAGAGGATTAAATGTTAGACGACAGGTTGGACTTCCTTTAATCTATAAGGATGTAAAATGCGATATTGGATATCGTGTTGATTTATTGATTGAGAACAAAGTAATTATTGAAATAAAATCTGTAGAAGCTCTGAAGGATGTTCATATTGCTCAAGTTTTAACCTATTTGAAATTAAGTAAATGCAAATTAGGACTGCTAATCAATTTTAATGTTAAACTACTAAAAGACGGTATTAAAAGATTGGTAAACAATCTGGAGGAGTAGAGTTTTGGTTCCGATATGTTGGGATGCCTCCTTTGAATTAAATGCTGTAATTTTTATAGTAAGTCTTAGCGGTCTTTGCGTCTCCTTTGGGTNNNNNNNNNNNNNNNNNNNNNNNNNNNNNNNNNNNNNNNNNNNNNNNNNNNNNNNNNNNNNNNNNNNNNNNNNNNNNNNNNNNNNNNNNNNNNNNNNNNNCCGCCTATGACCGCCTCTCTTGGACTTATGACTTGGAATAAAACTAGCAGTTGGCGTAATGTCCGTCCTGTAATTGACTATGATAAATGTATCAACTGCTTTATCTGCTGGAAATTCTGCCCAGAACCTGCTATTCGTATTATTGATGAAAAGCCTGTAATTGATTATGATTATTGCAAGGGTTGTATGATGTGTGCGGAAGAATGTCCAAAAGATGCAATTAATATGGAAGTGGAGGGAAAATGAAAAAGACAATGTTAGGAAATTATGCCGCGTCATGGGGCGCTCAGCTTTCAAGAGTTCAGGTAATTTCTGCTTATCCAATTACTCCCCAGACTTTAATTGTAGAAAAATTATCAGAGATTGTTGCAGATGGTAAACTTGATGCTAAATTTATTAAGGTAGAATCAGAGCACTCAGCAATGTCTGGTTGTATTGGTGCTTCTGCAACTGGTGTTAGAGCTTATACTGCTACAAGTGCGCAAGGTCTGGCTTTGATGCACGAGATGTTGCATTGGGCGGCACTGGCTCGTCTACCAATTGTAATGACAAATGTCAACCGTGCTATGGCTCCCGGCTGGTCTATCTGGGCTGACCAAAATGACAGTTTATCACAACGAGATACAGGTTGGATGCAAATTTATGCTTCAAGCTCTCAAGACATTTTGGATTCAACAATTTTAGCTTATAAAGTTAGCGAGAAATTGCTTTTACCAACATTTATCACTTTTGATGCCTTTTTTCTTTCGCATACTTTAGAAGTTGTTGATATGCCTCCTATTGAAGATATTGATAAATTTCTCCCTCCATACAATCCAGAATATAAACTTGATGTAAATGACCCACGCTCTTTTGGTGCACTTACAAGTGAGGAACACTATTATGAATTTAGATATAAGATGCAAAAAGCTATGGAAGATGCTATACCTGTTATTAAAGAAGCTGGTAGGGGATATGAAAAACTTACTGGTCGTTATTATGATTTGATTCATCCATACAGATGTGAAGATGCAGATTTGGTTTTAGTAACCTCTGGAACAATTGCTGAAACCACTAATGTTGCAGTTGATGAACTAAGAAAAGAGGGTAAAAAAGTTGGCAATCTTAAAATCCGAATAATTCGTCCCTATCCCAAAGAAGATGTTCTTAGAATTATACAAAAGTGTAAGAAAATTGCTGTAATTGACCGTAATATCTCTTGCGGATATCATGGAATTTTCGCTCAGGAATTAAAATCTGCTCTTTATAATGAGAAAGAGATTCCTGTCTGGGGATACATTATTGGTCTTGGTGGTAGAGATGTAAAAATTGAGGATATAAAAGATATTGCAGATGAGACTCTTAAAAACGATACACCGAAAGATCTAATTTGGAAAGGAGTTAAATTATGAGATTAACAATTCCAGAACAGGAAATAATGCAACCGGGTCATCTTGCATGTCAGGGTTGTGGCGGTTCTTTGGCGATGCGATATGCCCTAAAGGTTTTTGGTAAGGATGCGATTTTGACACTTCCAGCTTGCTGCTGGTCTGTTATCGATGGACCATTCCCTTATACTGCTGTTGGGGTTCCGCTTTTTCATACTGCATTTGAAACAGCTGCTATTATGGCATCTGGCATAAAAGCAGGTTTGGATATTCAAGGTAAAACATCAACTAATGTAATTGCGTGGGCTGGCGATGGTGGTACTTTTGATATCGGAATGGCAGCCCTATCTGGTTCTGCTGAAAGAAATGATGATATCCTCTATATTTGCTATGATAATGAGGCATATATGAATACTGGAATTCAGCGAAGTTCTGCAACTCCACATGGTGCCTGGACCACAACCACACCTGTTAAACATTACAAGAGAGGGCGTAAGAAAAATATTGTTGAAATAATGGTAGCTCATAGAGTGCCCTATACCGCCACTGCTTCTGTAGGTTATCCTGAGGATTTTATAAAGAAGCTAAAAAAAGCTAAAGAAACAAGAGGATTTAAGTTTTTACATGTTCTTGCTCCCTGTCCAACTGGTTGGAAATCAGACCCCAAATATACTGTTAAACTTGCAAAATTAGCAGTGCAGACAAATGTATTTCCTATTTATGAAGTAGAAGATGGAATAAGATATAGACAAACAATTAGGGTTAAAGAAAGAAAGCCTATAACCGAATATTTTAAATATCAAGGTAGATTCAAACATCTTAAAGAGGAAGAAGTTGAGTTTATTCAGAAAAGAGTTGACGAGGACTACGAAATATTATTAAGAAAACTTTCTTAGTTTCAATTGATTAAATATATTTTGTTGAATAAAAAATAAAAAAAATGTAAAAGTTCTTGACAAGGAAAATTTAAAATTTATATAGTGTGATTCCTCATAATTCCCTCCTTTACTCTACTAAAGGGAGCCGCCTCCCCGGCGGCTCTTTCTTTTATATACCTATATATCTGGAATAAAGACTTCCTTATTAGAAAGTATAGTTTTGATTCTTAAATCGTTTCCATCAGAAGAGAAAATAATCGCACCATCTTCATCTGTGCGGAAAAATCTTACATTATGACTTTGTAATCTGCCCAATGCTTTTGTGCTGGGCAATCCATAACGATTATATTTACCAACAGAAATTGCTCCAAAATCTGGAGAAGTTAATTCTAAAAATTTATCTGTAGAAGAAGTGTTGCTTCCATGATGGCAAACCTTCAATACATCAATATCTAAGCCTTTCTCATACTTCGCACAAAGCCAGAATTCAACTTCTTTTTCAGCATCACCAGTAAGAAGGAATGAAAAATTTTTATACTCGCATTTCAGGATTATAGAATAATTGTTGATGTTTTTACTTGAAAATCCAGAATATGGGAAAAGCAATTTAATCCTCATCCTGGGAAACTCATCAAAGACAAGCAGTGTGTCCGCATAAATAATTTCAATATTCTTATCTTTTATCTTTTGACATAGATTATGGTAAAGTAAAGAATTATATTCACACTTTGGCATCAAAACCGATTTGACTTTTATCTTATCTAACAGATAGCCTGCTCCGCCTATATGGTCTGCATGTGGATGAGTGAGAACCAGTAAATCAAGCTCTCTTACCTGTTTACTTTGCAAAAATGGGAAAACTACTTTTTCGCCAAAATCAATCTTGTTTGTCTTATTTCCTGTGTCTATTAAGATGCTTTTTCTGGAGGGTGTCTGCAGAAAGATTGCATCTCCAGTGCGAACATCAAGAACCGTTAGTTCAATTTTAGGCGAGTATAAAAGTGCGGGCAGGAAAACTATACCTAAAACAAGAAAGGCTGAACCTATGATATAGCTAACTTTTCTGAAGATTCTGTCTTTCTCTTTCCATATTAGAATCAAACAGATTAAGATTGAAAAGATACCAAAAACCTGCCACTTTTCAAAATTCAAAAAATCAAAGAGCAAAATTTTCCGGCTGCTGACTAAATGTGAAATTGCAAAAAGAATGTTAAGCAAAAATTTGTTTGCCGCTACATAATAAATATTTATACCGACAATTGGAAAGAATATAGTTAGAATTGACAAAGGCAGGATGAAAGAAATAAGTGGAATCGCTACGACATTTGCCAATATTCCCCCCAAAGCAATCTTATGAAAATAATATACTGTAAGTGGAGCGAGCAGTAATTGAACCACGAAGCTAATCGCCATAAGATTCAAAAGCCAGTAAGGTAGTGCCCATCTTCCCTTCAGTCTATATAAAATCTTGGCAAAGATAGGATAGACAACCAAAATAGCAAATACCGAAAGAAATGAAAACTGAAATCCAACACTGAAAATCTGCTGGGGATTAATCAACAAGATTATAAAGCCAGCAGCGAATAAAATGTTTACACTATCTCCTTTCCGCTGTATAATTTTTCCAATTAAAATCAGACTGATCATAATCACAGCGCGCTGAACAGAAGGGGCTGAATGCGAAAGCAAAACATAATAGAAAAGTACCAGGGTGGTAAAAATTCTCGCTAAGTTTCGTTTCCGAATTATTACTTGCAAAAGTGTAAGAATGATTAAAGCAATTACTCCTGTGTGGAGTCCACTAACAGCCAAAATATGACTCAAGCCGGAATTTGCAAAATCTTCTTTGATATTTTTGTCTAAAGCCTGTTTTTCGCCTAAAAGGATTGCTTTGAGAAATCCTGCCTCTTTTTGTGGAAATAGATTTTCAATACGGTTTCGTAACCATTTCCTTGGTTTGATTATTAGAACAGAATAGAGATTTTGCTGACCACTCTTTATTTTTATAGATTTAGCCCTATTAGAAAATCCTTCTCTAACAGGGTAAAAATAAAGAAAAGCAGTAGCATAAATACTCTTGCTTTTTAAATATTCTTTGTAATTGAAACTGTAAGGATTATTATTAGGACATGGTTCTTGCAGTTTGCCATAGAAGAAAATATGGTCACCATAGTTAGCGTTCAATTGTCCAATAACTGTAGCGGAAATCTTGCCAGAAACAGAGATTTGCTCAATTTTTTGGAGAGATAATATAAGTCTTGTTTTACTTGCAGAAGGAATTGGTTCACCTCGTTGTCCCCGATCTAATCGGGGACTACGGGGTTCATCAATGATACGAGCTGATATATGTAATTTCTGTTCACCTAATTCATTAGTTATTTGTGAAATATGGTTTTTGGGACGAAGTGTTGAAAAAGAGAAGCGGAATGCACCAAAAGAAAGAACGAGTAAAAATAGTAAAAAAATTGGCTTAAATCTAAAAATTATAAGGGTTAAAAAACAACAAAGAAAAAAGATGAAATATATCCAAAAAGATAGGTATAAAATATGACAAATTACTATGCCAAGAGCAAAGAATGTTGTAATCAGAATGAAAGGTTTATTTGAGATTTTCTCTGTCATTATGTTTAGTAAACTGGTGAATTTGTGAACTTGTAAACTTGTGAACTGGTATATTTGTTGGTTTCCAATTTACCAGTTAACGCTCGGATTAGACAGCTTTTACTAAATTATGATAATCATTCGATTGCATATTCAGTTAAGATTTTTTCATCTTTTGTATCCAGATATCCAATAAAATTTCCTTCTTCGTCATAAGCTTCAGAATTCTTGAATTCAATTATGCGTTTTACTAAACCTTTTTCTGAAATATAATCAAACATAACTATATCTTCGTCCCAATTAGGTTCCGAACCAAATGGATTATTTAGCCATTGAATTCGCCAGCAATTAAATTTACCAGCTGGAACTTCAATTTCTTCCCACTCTAATATTTTCTTATCTATTCTCCAAGGTTTACCATCACAAGTTTCAGTTCTATAAATCCATTGCTTTTCTTCTTCTAATGGATAATCTAAAGATTTCACTGGATCAAAAATGATACTGTCTTCTTTAGAATACTCGTTACCATAATATCCTTTTTCTATCCAAGTAATAATTTCTCTTACATTATTGAATTTTTTATTTTTGAATATAAGATATGCATATTTTTGACTAACTTTTGGGGTCATCATTAGTGGATGTATATAACCGTAACTAAATAAACAATTATCTTTATTATTGTAATATTCATTTCCTGTAAAAATGTTACCATCCTCATTTAATATTGATGCGAAATTAAAGGCTTTTAGAGTATCAAAAATAACTTCATTATCAATAATTTCTACTAATCCAGATGAGTAATATATCGTGTCAGATAAACCATTCTGAGCTGCTAAAGAGTCAAAATCTAATGTAAAGATATTTTCATATTGCCAATTGTTTCCGATGGATAATGGATAAATAAATTCCACATTTGGCTTATTGTTATTATCTTCACATCCAATAATACAAATAACACTTAAAATAATTATTTGTAATACCCATACTAAATTTTTCCTTCTCATTAAAGTCTCCTAATTTTTTATTTTTTTTCGTCACCTTTTATTAAAGGATTAATTTTGTCTAACTAATTTACAAATTTACCAGTTAACCCTGATGGAATAGCTTTGCATTCCAAAGGGTAAATAAATTTACTAATTTACCCCATTAGATAATTTATTAAAAAAATTTATATCGTTTTTTTAATATCAACCAATTGGCGGATAATATAATATCTATATAAAAACATAATTATCTAACGGGGTGAACAAGTTTACTAATTCACTGATTTACTAAAAATCTCTTTTTTTACTTTTTTATCAATAGCCAAAATTGTTTTTAAGTCTGGATTTGAGATATTTTCTGACTTAGATATACAATTATCTACAATTTTATAAATATCAATAAATTTAATTTTCTCATTTAAAAACAGCGAAACTGCAGCTTCGTTGGCAGCATTAAAGACAGTTGGCATAATCCCACCAGTTTCTCCAACCCAATAAGCAATTTTTATTAAAGGGAATTTTTGGTAGTCAACTTTTTGAAAAGTCAGATTTGGTAAAGTTGCGATGTCAGTAAATTTCGCTGATTCGGAAATTCTTTCTGGATATGAAAGGGCAAATTGGATTGGAATTTTCATATCTGGATAGCTGAGTTGAGCCAGAATGGAACCATCTATAAATTCTACCATAGAATGAATAATTGATTGCGGATGGATAACAATATCAATCTGTCTATATTTCAAACCAAAGAGGTGATGAGCTTCAATAACCTCCAAACCTTTATTAGCCATTGTT
It contains:
- a CDS encoding pyruvate ferredoxin oxidoreductase subunit gamma, whose amino-acid sequence is MIEIRMHGRGGQGAVKASFVLAEAAFQGGKYVQAFPRFGVERRGAPVEAFTRIDDKPVQIRSQIYYPDGIIVLDPTLIEVVDVTSGLKKGGWILINSDKKPESYNFGNEYKVYTVDATKIAVENHLGSISAPIVNTAAVGAFAKITGMVEMDAVDKGIDSAIPRMKEENKKAARQAYNSIT
- a CDS encoding GxxExxY protein — encoded protein: MTENELSRIIIGAAIEVHKILGPGLLESAYETGMERELTLRGLNVRRQVGLPLIYKDVKCDIGYRVDLLIENKVIIEIKSVEALKDVHIAQVLTYLKLSKCKLGLLINFNVKLLKDGIKRLVNNLEE
- a CDS encoding 4Fe-4S binding protein, whose amino-acid sequence is MTASLGLMTWNKTSSWRNVRPVIDYDKCINCFICWKFCPEPAIRIIDEKPVIDYDYCKGCMMCAEECPKDAINMEVEGK
- a CDS encoding transketolase C-terminal domain-containing protein, which codes for MKKTMLGNYAASWGAQLSRVQVISAYPITPQTLIVEKLSEIVADGKLDAKFIKVESEHSAMSGCIGASATGVRAYTATSAQGLALMHEMLHWAALARLPIVMTNVNRAMAPGWSIWADQNDSLSQRDTGWMQIYASSSQDILDSTILAYKVSEKLLLPTFITFDAFFLSHTLEVVDMPPIEDIDKFLPPYNPEYKLDVNDPRSFGALTSEEHYYEFRYKMQKAMEDAIPVIKEAGRGYEKLTGRYYDLIHPYRCEDADLVLVTSGTIAETTNVAVDELRKEGKKVGNLKIRIIRPYPKEDVLRIIQKCKKIAVIDRNISCGYHGIFAQELKSALYNEKEIPVWGYIIGLGGRDVKIEDIKDIADETLKNDTPKDLIWKGVKL
- a CDS encoding 3-methyl-2-oxobutanoate dehydrogenase subunit beta, which produces MRLTIPEQEIMQPGHLACQGCGGSLAMRYALKVFGKDAILTLPACCWSVIDGPFPYTAVGVPLFHTAFETAAIMASGIKAGLDIQGKTSTNVIAWAGDGGTFDIGMAALSGSAERNDDILYICYDNEAYMNTGIQRSSATPHGAWTTTTPVKHYKRGRKKNIVEIMVAHRVPYTATASVGYPEDFIKKLKKAKETRGFKFLHVLAPCPTGWKSDPKYTVKLAKLAVQTNVFPIYEVEDGIRYRQTIRVKERKPITEYFKYQGRFKHLKEEEVEFIQKRVDEDYEILLRKLS
- a CDS encoding DNA internalization-related competence protein ComEC/Rec2; amino-acid sequence: MTEKISNKPFILITTFFALGIVICHILYLSFWIYFIFFLCCFLTLIIFRFKPIFLLFLLVLSFGAFRFSFSTLRPKNHISQITNELGEQKLHISARIIDEPRSPRLDRGQRGEPIPSASKTRLILSLQKIEQISVSGKISATVIGQLNANYGDHIFFYGKLQEPCPNNNPYSFNYKEYLKSKSIYATAFLYFYPVREGFSNRAKSIKIKSGQQNLYSVLIIKPRKWLRNRIENLFPQKEAGFLKAILLGEKQALDKNIKEDFANSGLSHILAVSGLHTGVIALIILTLLQVIIRKRNLARIFTTLVLFYYVLLSHSAPSVQRAVIMISLILIGKIIQRKGDSVNILFAAGFIILLINPQQIFSVGFQFSFLSVFAILVVYPIFAKILYRLKGRWALPYWLLNLMAISFVVQLLLAPLTVYYFHKIALGGILANVVAIPLISFILPLSILTIFFPIVGINIYYVAANKFLLNILFAISHLVSSRKILLFDFLNFEKWQVFGIFSILICLILIWKEKDRIFRKVSYIIGSAFLVLGIVFLPALLYSPKIELTVLDVRTGDAIFLQTPSRKSILIDTGNKTNKIDFGEKVVFPFLQSKQVRELDLLVLTHPHADHIGGAGYLLDKIKVKSVLMPKCEYNSLLYHNLCQKIKDKNIEIIYADTLLVFDEFPRMRIKLLFPYSGFSSKNINNYSIILKCEYKNFSFLLTGDAEKEVEFWLCAKYEKGLDIDVLKVCHHGSNTSSTDKFLELTSPDFGAISVGKYNRYGLPSTKALGRLQSHNVRFFRTDEDGAIIFSSDGNDLRIKTILSNKEVFIPDI